A single region of the Leptospira bouyouniensis genome encodes:
- a CDS encoding AAA family ATPase encodes MKILEIKNKGSIAFPEGITWTPGNEAKIAIVGDNGSGKTTLLDTISMAFYGVTPNRRSESGREEGAIYGCFKAKSSSIEVKAEIGGKIIHVKRLIDPIAKTQKPYLYVDGKAVTEGKLKEFQEKFLEHTDLPQDLFLSALYHSQKGKGHIVSLDQAGSRELLGNLLGFQEYDSEFDLLESERKVLESNIAADDLLFKNLNFIIEGEENAKESLQVFESDKVRIDSELASLEKTLSDIQQRLAEYKSESSDVQALIESRTFTEKEIKVLEDEIADISERLKNNQALKAKEKAIRSAVEKKSILEVEISELENHIVLVQNQIDSSTKEIEESNKAVKIEIDKLEYEKEAARKNSDKLNTSRSDQRSKVAKLESEITECENKASLLQRVPCNGVEVSGKQLNESCELLADAVKSKEKIASLKIEHDELLKEMEQEVLKIEKIKGEMQSIDSQKLNLSSKLKTFDSLTDDRVKLENLKMDIKVKKDEITSFTDALKNLAHLDLVDERIRDYQAKIEIASNKKSELDSKLSGLALLITAKQSEVDGQLLIEKELADAKLKKDEMSKRRDEILTEVSKLETKLKQIEESKEKLEALGTPKKLERLGRLRNLCEALSPKGIRALKLDASGPEISATINEVLSECYGSRFQVSFKTTKETGKGTVKEDFSIAVYDEETGEETFVDNKSGGQEAIIKEGISLGVAVYKIQKTGKAIETVIRDEADGGLTPDNAKLYQKMLDKAMALGGFKQVIFVSHKPEIQNLADAVFKVGEGKIEKLSSEDKGMDF; translated from the coding sequence ATGAAAATTCTAGAAATCAAAAACAAAGGATCTATCGCTTTCCCAGAGGGCATCACATGGACTCCCGGGAATGAGGCAAAAATTGCAATCGTTGGCGATAACGGATCAGGAAAGACCACTCTCCTGGATACGATTTCGATGGCATTCTATGGAGTAACACCAAACAGACGTTCCGAATCTGGAAGAGAAGAAGGTGCCATTTACGGATGCTTTAAAGCTAAATCTTCCTCGATTGAAGTGAAGGCGGAGATCGGTGGGAAAATAATCCACGTGAAGAGGCTGATCGATCCTATTGCTAAAACTCAAAAGCCCTATCTTTATGTAGATGGAAAAGCAGTAACAGAAGGAAAACTCAAAGAGTTCCAGGAAAAGTTTTTGGAACACACAGATCTTCCACAGGATCTTTTCCTTTCTGCTCTTTACCATTCTCAAAAAGGGAAGGGTCACATTGTCTCCCTGGACCAAGCAGGATCTAGAGAACTACTCGGAAATCTATTGGGATTTCAAGAATATGATTCGGAATTCGATCTACTCGAAAGCGAAAGGAAGGTGCTAGAATCAAATATTGCCGCAGATGATCTATTGTTTAAAAATTTAAACTTTATCATCGAAGGTGAGGAAAATGCCAAAGAAAGTCTTCAGGTTTTTGAATCTGATAAAGTTAGAATAGATTCAGAATTGGCATCTTTGGAAAAAACTCTCTCAGATATTCAACAGAGATTGGCAGAATATAAATCTGAATCGTCCGATGTTCAGGCACTCATCGAGTCCAGGACTTTTACCGAAAAGGAAATTAAAGTTCTTGAGGATGAGATCGCCGATATCTCCGAGAGACTGAAAAATAACCAAGCATTAAAAGCCAAAGAGAAAGCGATTCGCTCAGCCGTTGAAAAAAAATCAATTTTGGAAGTAGAAATTTCTGAACTTGAAAATCATATAGTATTGGTCCAAAACCAAATAGATTCTTCAACCAAAGAGATCGAGGAATCCAATAAAGCTGTAAAGATAGAAATTGATAAACTTGAGTATGAGAAGGAAGCAGCGAGAAAGAATTCCGATAAATTAAATACCTCAAGGTCAGACCAAAGAAGTAAGGTTGCTAAACTGGAATCTGAAATTACAGAATGTGAAAATAAGGCCAGTCTACTTCAGAGAGTACCATGTAATGGTGTAGAAGTCTCAGGGAAGCAACTGAACGAATCCTGTGAACTACTAGCCGATGCAGTAAAATCAAAAGAGAAAATTGCATCTCTGAAAATCGAACACGATGAACTTTTAAAAGAAATGGAGCAAGAAGTTCTCAAAATCGAAAAGATCAAAGGGGAAATGCAATCAATTGATTCTCAGAAACTAAATTTGTCCTCGAAGCTGAAAACCTTTGATTCACTTACAGATGATCGAGTAAAACTCGAGAACCTGAAAATGGACATCAAGGTGAAAAAGGACGAAATCACTAGCTTTACTGATGCTCTTAAAAACTTGGCCCATTTGGATCTCGTAGACGAAAGGATTCGAGATTATCAGGCAAAAATTGAAATCGCTTCCAATAAGAAATCGGAATTAGATTCCAAATTATCTGGATTGGCTCTATTAATTACCGCAAAACAGTCCGAAGTTGATGGACAACTACTAATAGAAAAAGAACTTGCTGACGCAAAGCTCAAAAAAGATGAAATGAGTAAGCGACGTGACGAGATACTGACCGAAGTCTCTAAGCTAGAAACCAAACTCAAACAGATTGAGGAATCCAAAGAAAAGTTGGAAGCTCTCGGTACACCCAAAAAATTGGAGAGATTGGGACGACTTAGAAATCTCTGCGAAGCCCTTTCTCCGAAAGGTATCCGGGCTCTAAAATTGGATGCTTCTGGTCCTGAAATTTCAGCCACAATTAACGAAGTTCTTTCCGAATGTTACGGATCCAGATTTCAGGTATCTTTCAAAACAACCAAAGAAACTGGGAAAGGAACTGTTAAGGAAGATTTTTCCATCGCAGTTTATGATGAAGAAACCGGAGAGGAAACCTTTGTGGATAACAAATCCGGTGGCCAGGAAGCCATCATTAAGGAAGGGATCTCTCTCGGAGTAGCAGTTTACAAAATCCAAAAAACAGGGAAGGCCATTGAGACAGTGATTCGTGATGAAGCTGACGGTGGCCTCACTCCAGATAACGCCAAGCTATATCAAAAAATGTTAGATAAGGCGATGGCGCTTGGTGGTTTCAAGCAGGTGATCTTTGTTTCCCACAAACCTGAAATCCAAAACTTAGCTGATGCGGTTTTCAAAGTGGGAGAAGGCAAAATTGAAAAATTATCTTCAGAAGATAAAGGGATGGATTTCTAA
- a CDS encoding ParA family protein: MKIITVASLKGGIGKTTTALYLSQALRSYGKKILLIDLDQNNNLSNFMIKQFPKGNDLDEKNILNMLKGYADISEFIWKSKDGIDVIPAKKDIKNIDIEFATDPILGLRFRNDLKSLNYDFILIDAHPATNTGLRCAILASDEIICPVEPSVWSSQGIDDIEIERQNASKAMKNEIKLRALISKCTLKKAEELKPILKKKGYQVFQTAIVNSEAIKVSNDISEFLNEKTGKAFPMFLSLAKEILK, encoded by the coding sequence ATGAAAATTATTACTGTTGCCTCACTGAAAGGTGGAATCGGAAAAACTACCACTGCCTTATATTTAAGTCAAGCACTGAGAAGCTATGGGAAAAAAATCTTACTTATTGACCTAGATCAAAACAATAATCTTTCTAATTTCATGATTAAGCAGTTCCCAAAAGGGAATGATCTAGATGAAAAAAACATCCTGAATATGCTAAAAGGATATGCAGATATTTCTGAATTTATCTGGAAATCCAAAGACGGGATTGATGTAATCCCGGCCAAAAAAGATATTAAAAATATTGACATCGAATTTGCAACGGACCCTATTCTCGGGTTACGATTCAGAAATGATCTAAAATCTTTAAACTACGATTTCATTTTAATTGATGCACACCCGGCTACTAACACAGGGTTACGATGTGCAATTCTTGCTTCCGATGAAATAATTTGCCCTGTTGAACCTAGTGTTTGGAGCTCGCAAGGAATTGATGATATAGAAATCGAAAGGCAAAATGCGTCCAAAGCAATGAAAAACGAAATCAAATTGAGAGCATTGATTTCCAAATGTACTTTAAAAAAGGCTGAAGAATTAAAACCGATCTTAAAGAAAAAAGGTTACCAAGTTTTCCAAACCGCCATCGTGAATTCCGAAGCTATAAAAGTCTCAAATGATATCAGCGAGTTTTTAAATGAAAAAACCGGGAAGGCATTCCCCATGTTTTTATCTTTAGCTAAGGAAATTTTGAAGTGA
- a CDS encoding ParB/RepB/Spo0J family partition protein, protein MEKILYSEIKLVKLDDLVIHKDNFFRDVDRESQKEFDADVASQGVQDPIVLTKEKNANGQYEILNGARRYRASKKAGFKTIPAKHVLSELTDIVRARVMVAQNGFAKDYTPENRKRVILIWFGKDEVLQDDRGGSYGNKFSSRKEFKTPIRRKIMDMFGWPLGTVNRDLKELRDELKKDMKKPPKELPELKDGEIRYFNNRILDWWEAEKQKNKVKEDLRKEIDSYKERLNKISKKQSEFKKDFGKVGGFEHYLKYAIQKDPDIKKLKDLKKFIEAKEGAQD, encoded by the coding sequence ATGGAAAAGATTTTATATTCCGAAATAAAGCTAGTCAAACTCGATGATTTAGTCATCCACAAAGATAACTTCTTTCGAGACGTAGATCGCGAATCACAAAAAGAGTTTGATGCTGATGTTGCCTCTCAAGGTGTACAAGATCCTATAGTTCTCACCAAAGAAAAAAATGCAAACGGCCAATACGAAATTCTAAATGGCGCAAGAAGATACCGTGCTTCCAAAAAAGCAGGCTTCAAAACAATCCCAGCAAAACATGTTCTATCTGAATTAACTGATATCGTTCGTGCTCGTGTCATGGTTGCTCAGAACGGTTTTGCTAAAGACTATACTCCAGAAAACAGAAAACGTGTAATCCTTATTTGGTTTGGGAAAGATGAAGTTCTCCAAGACGATAGGGGAGGGTCCTATGGGAATAAGTTCTCCTCCCGAAAAGAATTCAAAACCCCCATTCGACGTAAGATCATGGATATGTTTGGCTGGCCTCTTGGAACTGTAAATCGGGACCTAAAGGAACTCCGAGACGAACTAAAGAAAGATATGAAGAAACCTCCCAAGGAGTTACCAGAACTGAAAGATGGAGAGATCCGTTATTTCAATAATCGAATCCTTGATTGGTGGGAGGCTGAGAAGCAAAAGAACAAAGTCAAAGAGGATCTTCGCAAAGAGATCGATTCCTACAAAGAGCGATTGAATAAAATTTCAAAGAAACAATCGGAGTTTAAAAAGGATTTTGGGAAAGTCGGTGGGTTTGAACACTACTTGAAATACGCAATTCAAAAGGATCCAGATATCAAGAAACTGAAGGATCTAAAGAAATTTATCGAAGCAAAGGAAGGAGCTCAAGATTAG
- a CDS encoding DNA adenine methylase, with protein MNRPALKYNGGKFRLREWILSHFPKHQVYVEMSCGASSVLLSKDRSKVEVANDLDGNITTFFSVLRDEPKKLIRKISLTPYSERSLKYALDTIDSTEDPIDRAWKFYTICWMSMRANDVRKSNIDFRAKGNIAEDGGHNPARLFSKIKHLYKISERLRGVFILEKNAIELTKIYDSEGTLFYLDLPYLAESRNTKNLYTKEFSQVEQHVSVLETLTKIKGMAVVSHYPHPVYDEIFSGWEVVTKSTLANSMQKRKTRNSNERVEALYLSPLVSQNLHPTLFQEIAV; from the coding sequence ATGAATCGTCCGGCATTAAAGTATAATGGTGGGAAATTCAGACTTCGAGAATGGATACTTTCTCATTTTCCAAAACATCAAGTTTACGTTGAGATGTCTTGTGGAGCGAGTAGCGTTCTTCTTTCGAAAGATCGTTCAAAAGTAGAAGTGGCCAATGACTTAGATGGGAATATCACAACATTCTTTTCCGTTTTAAGAGATGAACCCAAAAAACTAATTAGAAAAATAAGTCTCACTCCTTACTCGGAAAGATCCCTGAAGTATGCATTGGATACGATTGATTCTACTGAAGACCCCATCGATCGAGCTTGGAAATTCTATACAATCTGTTGGATGTCGATGCGAGCAAATGATGTTCGAAAATCAAATATTGATTTTCGTGCAAAAGGTAATATTGCGGAGGATGGTGGCCACAATCCTGCACGGTTGTTTTCCAAAATAAAACACCTCTATAAAATTTCCGAAAGATTGAGGGGAGTTTTCATATTAGAAAAAAATGCTATTGAGTTGACCAAGATTTATGATTCAGAAGGCACCTTGTTTTATCTTGATTTACCTTATTTAGCAGAATCCAGGAATACAAAGAACTTATACACTAAAGAATTTTCTCAAGTTGAACAACATGTAAGTGTGCTTGAGACATTAACAAAAATCAAAGGTATGGCCGTTGTTAGCCATTATCCTCACCCAGTTTACGACGAAATCTTTTCTGGATGGGAAGTAGTTACGAAAAGTACCTTAGCAAACTCAATGCAAAAAAGAAAAACGAGAAATTCTAACGAAAGGGTAGAAGCACTTTATTTAAGTCCTTTGGTCTCACAAAATCTTCATCCAACTTTATTTCAGGAGATAGCAGTATGA
- a CDS encoding metallophosphoesterase family protein has protein sequence MSIKIGNIADIHLQGGFESKEAIALLRAGEIFRETNVDVVSVGGDIFEDVSTEEQRLVFKTFLDGFQGRTPILITRGNHDKPKELLSYQNRSQLQIYVSEHPEVLDLYLGSGKEKVRFLTIPHYSAGALALQSQSVEQLGEKGTNAFMDLLDGYYQKIQRSDCPCFVPFHGTISGAKLDNDKIPRLNGIHLPLGLLESFGCPVVGGHYHKKQKVGGKVWYPGSITRQTWGEANDDKGILIWSLNDGIWYEEPEFISLNPEPMISISAKWDGSRFIGESGEEINLEKISESSAKLRFRYTVEKELTHTVPTNIKEILSVVDPSVKIEKTTITKIAVRNEEIAKTNDIEESLRIYFKSKGMDDSEIETHLEERRAIKESQETKEEVAA, from the coding sequence ATGAGTATCAAAATTGGTAACATTGCGGACATCCACCTCCAAGGAGGTTTTGAATCCAAAGAAGCAATAGCTCTTCTCAGAGCAGGTGAGATTTTTCGGGAAACGAATGTGGATGTGGTAAGTGTAGGTGGCGATATCTTTGAAGATGTATCCACAGAAGAGCAAAGACTTGTTTTCAAAACATTCTTAGATGGTTTCCAAGGTCGAACTCCCATTCTAATTACACGAGGAAATCATGATAAACCGAAAGAGCTACTTTCTTACCAGAACAGAAGCCAACTGCAGATCTATGTTTCAGAACATCCTGAAGTCTTAGATTTATATCTTGGTTCAGGAAAAGAAAAAGTTCGATTCTTGACTATCCCACATTACTCAGCCGGAGCCTTAGCACTTCAATCACAGAGTGTTGAGCAATTGGGAGAAAAAGGAACGAATGCATTCATGGATCTCTTGGATGGTTACTATCAAAAAATTCAAAGATCGGACTGCCCTTGCTTTGTGCCTTTTCATGGAACAATTTCGGGTGCCAAATTGGATAACGATAAGATTCCGAGACTAAATGGAATTCACCTTCCTCTGGGGTTACTGGAGTCATTTGGCTGTCCGGTTGTCGGTGGCCACTATCACAAAAAACAAAAAGTCGGTGGTAAGGTTTGGTACCCCGGATCGATTACTCGCCAAACATGGGGAGAGGCGAATGACGATAAAGGTATTCTCATTTGGTCCCTAAACGATGGAATTTGGTATGAGGAGCCTGAATTTATATCCTTAAATCCTGAGCCGATGATTTCCATATCCGCAAAATGGGACGGATCCCGTTTTATTGGAGAATCTGGAGAAGAGATCAATCTTGAAAAGATTTCTGAAAGCAGTGCAAAATTGAGATTCCGATACACCGTAGAGAAAGAACTCACCCACACGGTTCCAACTAACATTAAAGAAATTCTCTCTGTAGTAGATCCATCGGTTAAAATTGAAAAAACTACAATCACAAAAATTGCAGTTCGAAATGAGGAGATTGCAAAGACAAACGATATCGAAGAATCTCTTCGAATCTATTTTAAAAGCAAAGGCATGGATGATTCGGAAATCGAAACACATCTCGAAGAACGTCGGGCAATCAAAGAGTCCCAAGAAACCAAAGAAGAGGTGGCAGCATGA
- a CDS encoding ParB/RepB/Spo0J family partition protein, which produces MKQQKLDRHKFNLYPQMNPTEFKELVESIHKNGFDTSNPIILFEGKIIDGWNRYLASVQAGKRFSTKVFKGSKEDALTFILRANIRRNLTASQKATLASEYLPLLEEAAKARKEAGKKTDSEKGRSTQKAAQLFDTNEKYVEKAKKLKKENPVEFEKVKAGEKSIAQATKKKEGKKNPPKSKTVKIEGAYENAPNNWDKISGVLAVHLDETINFHRSFNAFIPNPGKDFLKLWQEHESVLKKLRSWCIDVAKKCNHCHGTTQVTIDKNGNYDPKGTPAPCNKCMNGFAGDL; this is translated from the coding sequence ATGAAACAACAAAAATTAGACAGACACAAATTTAATCTTTATCCGCAAATGAATCCGACAGAGTTTAAAGAACTTGTCGAATCAATTCATAAAAATGGTTTCGATACTTCAAACCCGATCATTCTTTTTGAAGGCAAAATCATAGATGGGTGGAATAGATACTTAGCATCAGTTCAAGCTGGGAAACGATTCTCAACAAAAGTTTTCAAAGGAAGCAAAGAGGATGCCCTTACCTTTATTCTACGTGCGAACATTCGCAGAAACTTAACGGCTTCTCAAAAAGCGACTCTTGCAAGCGAGTATTTACCTCTTTTGGAAGAAGCAGCCAAAGCAAGGAAAGAAGCCGGGAAGAAAACAGATTCCGAAAAAGGTCGCTCCACTCAAAAAGCCGCACAACTATTCGACACGAATGAAAAATATGTCGAGAAAGCAAAGAAGCTGAAAAAAGAAAATCCTGTCGAATTTGAAAAAGTCAAAGCAGGTGAAAAGTCAATAGCTCAGGCAACTAAGAAGAAGGAAGGGAAAAAGAATCCACCGAAATCTAAAACTGTGAAGATCGAGGGTGCGTATGAAAATGCTCCAAACAATTGGGACAAAATCTCGGGTGTATTGGCAGTTCACCTTGATGAAACTATCAATTTCCATAGATCCTTCAATGCCTTTATTCCAAATCCAGGAAAGGATTTTCTAAAGCTTTGGCAAGAGCATGAATCAGTCTTGAAAAAACTTCGTTCTTGGTGTATTGATGTGGCAAAGAAGTGTAATCACTGTCACGGCACTACCCAAGTTACCATCGATAAAAATGGTAATTATGATCCGAAAGGAACACCAGCACCTTGTAACAAGTGCATGAATGGCTTTGCAGGTGACTTATGA
- a CDS encoding DUF6941 family protein, translating into MVKPTVAAILFADKIIEEKTNKKAIIGTFDRVYSPSFPMQPFPWGIYLALTGILGAVKFSLILDKPGLKEPLLRVEGEIDGKEEDGIIEIPMNFSNFQFAEPGDYTLKVFVNDNVIGTRKLVVRIGAFPPPVKQG; encoded by the coding sequence ATGGTAAAACCAACTGTTGCCGCAATTCTTTTTGCAGACAAGATAATCGAAGAAAAAACAAATAAAAAAGCTATCATAGGAACATTCGATCGAGTCTATTCTCCCAGTTTCCCTATGCAACCGTTTCCTTGGGGTATATATTTAGCGCTAACTGGAATTTTGGGTGCGGTAAAATTTAGTCTAATCTTAGATAAGCCTGGACTAAAAGAACCACTGTTAAGAGTTGAAGGGGAAATCGATGGGAAGGAAGAAGATGGGATTATTGAAATTCCGATGAATTTTTCGAATTTTCAGTTTGCGGAACCAGGTGACTATACCTTAAAAGTTTTTGTAAATGATAATGTGATTGGAACTCGGAAACTGGTAGTGCGAATTGGTGCGTTCCCTCCACCTGTAAAACAAGGATAA
- a CDS encoding ImmA/IrrE family metallo-endopeptidase: MITEDKMFEQLTEENVLGVYKKPNISYFEPKQSLYSKSAIKKIAEWVAEKLEFSVGGSIESIVKKIGGELVFLGPSNIMQVGDEQLGAILIHEQFKFQIFIPNYTLEFRDRFTIAHELGHYFLHYIFTDERKPLIAARGVSNKVEAEANHFAACFLMPEDEFRNDYSKMNLSQLSSKYQVSKLAINVRASYLGIQL; this comes from the coding sequence ATGATTACTGAAGATAAAATGTTCGAGCAATTAACAGAAGAAAATGTCCTTGGAGTATATAAGAAACCTAATATATCTTACTTTGAGCCAAAGCAATCTCTCTACTCGAAATCTGCAATAAAGAAGATTGCTGAATGGGTGGCAGAAAAGTTGGAATTTTCTGTGGGTGGATCGATCGAATCTATCGTAAAAAAAATTGGTGGTGAGTTAGTTTTCCTTGGGCCTTCCAACATTATGCAAGTTGGTGATGAACAATTAGGTGCTATTCTAATCCATGAACAGTTTAAGTTTCAAATTTTTATTCCGAATTACACATTAGAATTCCGAGATCGCTTTACCATTGCGCATGAACTTGGCCATTATTTTCTTCACTACATTTTCACGGACGAAAGAAAGCCCTTAATAGCTGCGCGAGGCGTTTCAAATAAAGTAGAAGCAGAAGCGAATCATTTTGCTGCTTGCTTCTTAATGCCTGAAGATGAGTTTAGAAATGACTATTCGAAAATGAATTTAAGTCAACTTAGTTCAAAATATCAAGTATCAAAGCTCGCAATAAATGTGAGAGCATCTTATTTGGGAATTCAACTATAA
- a CDS encoding helix-turn-helix domain-containing protein, with the protein MRTGLWIPVEIEVLPLNLTEKVLLAEIVSLDRVGECFASNEHFSKLIGVRSDSVSRIISKLKKMGLVKQTGFDGRRRKLIPILETKSVQKEDHILSKVLSSAPKQNIPKTKSRVGESAEAGFAISNVPIKRVQSQYNVQKSWDEFLKWSRERLSPSTWDLVSKASRPEDLKGSAFLMWKNWAPL; encoded by the coding sequence ATGAGGACAGGATTATGGATACCTGTTGAGATCGAAGTATTGCCTTTGAATCTCACAGAAAAAGTATTACTCGCAGAAATAGTCTCCCTCGATAGGGTAGGGGAGTGTTTCGCATCTAACGAACATTTCTCAAAATTAATTGGAGTTAGATCGGACTCGGTTTCAAGAATCATTTCTAAACTTAAAAAAATGGGTTTGGTAAAACAAACTGGTTTCGATGGGAGACGAAGAAAACTAATACCGATTCTTGAGACAAAATCGGTGCAAAAAGAAGATCATATTTTGTCCAAAGTTTTGTCCTCCGCGCCAAAACAGAATATTCCCAAAACCAAAAGCAGGGTAGGCGAAAGTGCCGAGGCAGGCTTTGCAATTTCCAACGTTCCTATAAAGAGAGTACAATCACAGTACAATGTACAAAAGAGCTGGGATGAATTTTTAAAATGGAGTAGGGAAAGGTTATCACCATCAACCTGGGACTTAGTTTCAAAAGCATCTCGACCAGAGGATTTGAAAGGATCCGCTTTTCTCATGTGGAAAAATTGGGCACCATTATGA
- a CDS encoding DEAD/DEAH box helicase, protein MSAEPSLFQKPTFHYTLKPYQSKAVGNAVRLLKEGKNPLIIMATGTGKTVVGSSIIKERISSGKKILWLAHREELIDQAKSQIDNICQISSGLERAEHRANLTENVIVGSVPTLRKSRLDSRFSDFRIDDIIIDECHHATADSYQTIIEFFQSRFGSNVVGLTATPDGAKGGGLKSIFSDIAYNYSLLEAIKDGNLCNLIGVKVDCDIDLSGIRTVAGDLDQGALDDVMSSKILNIAEGVLKETIGRRTIVFTVSVRMAVMLEAILKENGIKAKALSAESSVEERRYAISQFRRGEITHLLNCALFTEGFDCPEIEAVVIACPTKSRTKYSQMVGRGTRLSPGKSHCLLVEFGYQANQHQLVKPFDLFITEHYSPEVRKEAERLSSLKPNYYMLELLELAKENLRKSALDSVKIVQYGSTYYDPFALLELKGKAYDQELDLEYEGRRLSNAEGSITSKQKEILAKLKVINTEKMSVASASLVISIFANNGWSAEKVLRNSK, encoded by the coding sequence ATGAGTGCTGAACCATCTTTGTTTCAGAAACCAACGTTTCATTATACTTTGAAACCATACCAATCGAAGGCGGTCGGGAACGCAGTGCGGTTATTAAAAGAAGGGAAAAATCCTTTGATAATTATGGCCACCGGGACCGGGAAAACAGTTGTTGGTTCATCAATTATCAAAGAAAGAATTTCCAGTGGTAAAAAAATCCTATGGCTTGCACACCGAGAAGAGTTGATTGATCAGGCAAAATCTCAGATCGACAATATTTGCCAAATTAGCAGTGGCTTAGAAAGAGCTGAACATCGCGCAAACCTTACCGAGAATGTGATAGTTGGATCTGTACCTACACTTAGAAAATCCAGGTTAGATTCTAGGTTCTCGGATTTCAGGATTGATGACATCATTATTGATGAATGCCATCATGCAACCGCAGACTCTTACCAAACAATCATTGAGTTCTTTCAATCCAGATTCGGTTCTAATGTTGTAGGATTAACTGCAACGCCCGATGGTGCCAAAGGCGGTGGCTTAAAGAGTATTTTTTCTGACATCGCTTATAACTACTCGTTACTTGAGGCTATTAAAGATGGAAACCTGTGTAATTTAATTGGAGTCAAGGTTGACTGTGATATTGATTTATCTGGAATACGAACTGTAGCAGGAGACTTGGATCAAGGAGCACTTGATGATGTGATGTCTTCCAAAATTCTCAATATTGCCGAAGGAGTTCTGAAAGAAACAATCGGACGTAGAACTATCGTTTTTACTGTGTCTGTCCGGATGGCGGTCATGCTTGAAGCAATACTCAAAGAAAATGGGATCAAAGCGAAGGCACTATCAGCAGAATCTAGTGTTGAGGAAAGAAGATACGCAATTTCTCAATTCAGAAGGGGAGAAATTACTCACTTACTGAACTGTGCCCTTTTCACAGAAGGATTTGATTGTCCTGAGATCGAGGCAGTAGTCATCGCTTGCCCTACAAAATCGAGAACAAAGTATTCGCAAATGGTTGGGAGAGGCACCCGTTTATCACCCGGTAAATCACATTGTTTGTTGGTTGAATTTGGATACCAAGCGAATCAACACCAATTAGTGAAGCCATTTGATCTGTTTATCACAGAGCATTATAGCCCAGAAGTTCGGAAAGAGGCAGAAAGACTAAGTTCGCTAAAACCAAACTACTACATGCTAGAATTGTTGGAACTTGCAAAAGAGAACTTAAGAAAATCAGCTCTCGATAGTGTAAAAATTGTTCAATATGGTTCAACGTATTATGATCCTTTCGCGTTATTAGAGCTCAAAGGCAAGGCGTATGATCAGGAATTAGATCTTGAATATGAGGGAAGAAGGCTAAGTAATGCTGAAGGCTCAATCACTTCCAAACAAAAAGAGATCTTAGCAAAACTTAAAGTTATAAATACAGAGAAGATGTCTGTCGCGAGTGCGTCTCTGGTAATTTCTATCTTCGCTAACAACGGATGGAGCGCCGAAAAAGTTCTAAGGAATTCCAAATGA
- a CDS encoding helix-turn-helix domain-containing protein has protein sequence MTNVRERLFEVFSELKNEGHTQVKIAEALGITQGAISAYIRGDSQISSPVATLIEIRFGYRKEWLLNGELPKKVDQISKKAVSEDVEFTRKILKDPELKEILQAILELKKSERDRLFSVIRGFLGKG, from the coding sequence ATGACCAATGTTCGTGAGCGATTATTCGAGGTTTTCTCTGAATTGAAGAACGAAGGTCATACCCAGGTCAAAATTGCCGAAGCGCTAGGTATTACCCAAGGCGCAATAAGTGCATACATCAGAGGGGATAGCCAAATTTCATCACCGGTCGCAACGCTAATTGAGATCCGTTTCGGTTATCGCAAGGAATGGCTCTTAAATGGCGAACTTCCCAAAAAAGTGGATCAGATTTCCAAAAAGGCCGTCAGTGAGGATGTAGAGTTTACTAGAAAAATATTAAAAGATCCGGAATTGAAAGAAATACTCCAGGCAATATTAGAATTAAAAAAATCAGAGCGTGATCGGCTTTTCTCTGTTATTCGAGGGTTTCTGGGGAAGGGATAA